A genomic window from Candidatus Hydrogenedentota bacterium includes:
- a CDS encoding glucosamine-6-phosphate isomerase, translated as MNLMTTIKGSLLEGFFPEGWDLAAIDKLCARKPETIAKPESWWNKKFEAISCGSLEDFDVMLGHEIAKAISDAKAAKKEIAFILPVGPMGMYRWAVYFLKEWNIDCKHVHGFNMDEWSDEKGNSLPSNDPGAFQNAMEQAFYGPLGKLTVPKNQRNFATKKNLPTYGEKIRALKKKGAKLVTVFGIGRACHIAFWEPHFAAEYKTEAEWKKQDYRIGAKLCALTVEQNAITSFKSRTTLVPATANTVGPGLFLMSDYIIGGCDGTLGRGMMWQGMSLWMSLHHKPSPWIPSTYMPTLPGRLFFLKDLAGPLEPECN; from the coding sequence ATCAATCTTATGACCACCATCAAAGGCTCGCTGCTGGAGGGGTTCTTCCCCGAGGGCTGGGACCTTGCCGCCATTGACAAGCTCTGCGCGCGCAAGCCGGAAACTATAGCGAAACCGGAATCGTGGTGGAACAAGAAGTTCGAAGCGATCTCCTGCGGCTCCCTCGAAGATTTCGATGTCATGCTGGGCCACGAAATCGCCAAGGCTATTTCGGACGCCAAAGCAGCGAAGAAGGAAATCGCCTTTATTTTGCCCGTGGGTCCCATGGGCATGTATCGCTGGGCGGTCTACTTCCTGAAAGAGTGGAACATCGACTGCAAGCACGTCCACGGCTTCAACATGGACGAGTGGAGCGACGAGAAGGGCAATTCGCTGCCCTCGAACGATCCCGGTGCCTTCCAGAACGCCATGGAGCAGGCCTTCTACGGCCCCCTCGGCAAACTGACCGTGCCCAAGAACCAGCGCAACTTCGCCACTAAGAAGAACCTGCCGACCTACGGCGAGAAGATCCGCGCGCTGAAGAAAAAAGGCGCGAAACTCGTCACCGTATTCGGCATCGGCCGCGCCTGCCACATCGCCTTCTGGGAACCGCACTTTGCCGCCGAATACAAGACCGAAGCCGAGTGGAAGAAGCAGGATTACCGCATCGGCGCGAAGCTCTGCGCGCTGACCGTGGAGCAGAACGCCATCACGAGCTTCAAGAGCCGCACGACCCTGGTGCCCGCCACGGCGAACACCGTGGGACCCGGCCTCTTCCTCATGTCGGATTACATTATCGGCGGCTGCGACGGCACCCTCGGTCGCGGCATGATGTGGCAGGGTATGTCCCTCTGGATGAGCCTGCACCACAAGCCCAGCCCCTGGATCCCCAGCACCTACATGCCCACGCTGCCCGGACGACTCTTCTTCCTGAAGGATCTCGCCGGCCCGCTGGAACCAGAGTGCAACTAA